A region of the bacterium genome:
ATGCGCAACTGTTAAATGACGGCTCAGAGATAAAGATGGAAAGACATGACCCAAAGAAAGCACATTCTTATATGTCTGAAAAAATAGACTCTAAAACTTTGACATTGGAATTGCCGATTGAAAAGCCGGATGTGGTTGTACCGGTTATTGAATTGTTTTTAAAATAGGAAAGGATTATAAAATGGCAAATGTAAAAGCAAAGAAATTAACTTCTCTAAGTAAAGCTAATCCAAAAACTCCAACTATTGGTGTTTTTGCTACGAGCGACCCGCGAATTGATACGGCGAGTCGCACGCGCTGTCAGAATATTATTGACATGGTTGCCAATTCTATATCGGGCAAGGTGTGTCTGCCTGATAAAACGCCAGTTGAAGTAGTTTATTCAACAGTTCTAGTAGACGGAGAGAGAGAGGCAGATATTGTTGCCCGTCAGTTTCGAAAAGCCGGTGTGGATATTCTTGTGTGTGTTTCAGATACATGGGCATTCCCTCAATTAACCCTTATTTCATTATTGCAGCAATTTCCTGCTGATACTCCGATAAATATTACCTGTGGCAACAGTGCTCCCAGGCCAGGCGTTGTTTTTGCTCAGGCTGTTAATGGAGCTATTTCTCAGTATGGGCGTATGGTGCATATGAATGTTGGAACCTGGCCGGATACAGGTAGCAGTCCAAAAATGACAGAAAGAACAGCTGAGAATCTTATTGACTGGTGTTACGGCGCTGTTACTGCGGTAGGTTTAAGAGGAAGGCGTGTTGTTATATTCGGGCATGACTCAATGGGAATGGAAACAGCCTTAGCACATATTCTCCCCACGAGAAATACATTTGGCATAGAAGTTACGCGCCTGGATATGAAACTGCTTGCTGATATGCTTAATAAGAAAGCATATAATAAAAAAGAACTGATAGGATTGAGAAAGTGGCTGAACCGCTATGTTGAAAACAGAATTGAATTACGGAATAATGAAGATGATGAAAGATTCAATCAGTCTCTTGCAATGTATCTTATAAACAGAGATTTATTAAATGATTTGAATGCCGTAGGTGGTGGATTTATGAGTCAGCTGGAATGGGGCTCTGATTCGCGCGGTATTCCTTTGCCTGTTGCAGATGTAATGGAATCCTTGTTTAATTCAACCTTTGATCATAACGGGCGAAAAGCACCTGTTCCCTATGCTACAGAAGCTGACGTACAGGGACTGCTCACTATGCTTTTCTTGACCTATCTGAGCGGTGGCAATCCCCCTTTATTCATGGATTTCCGCAAGGTCTGGGAGATTGGAGAACTCAAGGCACTTGCTAAAAGACTTAATATCCATCTACAGGGTAGGGAATTATGGGAGAAAAAAGGGATAGTAGACGGCGATAATTCAGGGAGCGCATCCTTTGATTGGGCAGCAAGACCCGGTGCAAGTATTAATGAGATTATGTCAAAATGCAGATTCCCGTTAGCTGACCCGTATTATTTCCCGGGCGGCGGTAATTCGGTGAATTATGTTTCACCAGGCGGAATAGAGGGTATTGCAGCCAGATTATGTTATAATACAATAAGCGGCTTATTCTCAATAGTATGGGATGAGGCTTCTACTGCTGAGCTTCCAGCCAAACTTTGCGATGCAGTTTGTCAGGCCTCTACCCCAACATGGCCACATACATTTGTTGTGCCAAAGTATGCAAGCATGCTTGAATACAAGCAGTTTGCACCGGCTAATCATTTTCATATGACATGGAATCTCAAACCTTCCCGGCTTGAATATTGGATGGATTTGACCAATGTTCTTTCTATTACTCCATGGCAGGGGAGACCAAAGTTCATAGAGAACATTGACAGACCTGTTCCTCTGATTTATCTTCAGAACGGCGGCGAGGAGAACACAAAGCTTCTTAGAAGCAGAAGATAAACTATCTATTTTTTTTAAGCAATGCCTTAACCTTCAGCGGAAGGCTCCAGATATCAATAAATCCCTTTGCAGATTTGTGGTCAAATGTATCTTTAGAGGTGTAAGTGGCAAGGTTTTTACTGTACAGGGAGAACTTTGATTTTCGTCCTACAACGGTACAGGTGCCTTTATAAAGTTTTACCTTTACTGTACCTGTCACATTTTCCTGTGTTTTATTAACAAATTCATCCAGAGCTTCTTTTAATGAAGAATGCCATAGTCCATAGTATATTATTTCTGCATATTTCTGAGAGATGATTTCCTTAAAATGCATGGTTTCTCTGTCAAGAACTAGTTCTTCAAGAGCGTTATGAGCATTATGGAGAATAACTGCTGCAGGAGCCTCATATATTTCTCTGGATTTAATTCCTACGAGCCGGTTTTCAACCATATCTATTCTACCAACACCGTAATGTCCACCGAATGTATTTAGAGTTTCAATTGATCCCGCACGGTCCAGAATTTTCCAACAGTCTTTCCATTTTATTTTTTTAGGGATCCCTTTTTCAAAATAGATCTCTACACATCTTGGTTCGTTCGGCGTTTCTGAAGGCGATGTTGTAATCTGATATGCATCTTCAGGGGGTTCTTTCCAAGGATCCTCAAGAGATCCACATTCAATTGCTACTCCCCAGAGATTCCTGTCAATGCTGTAAGGACTTTTCTTTGTAATATCGACAGAAATTTTATATTTTATTGCATAATCTATCTCTTCCTCTCTTGATTTAAGTTCCCATTCTCGCAACGGCGCAATTACTTTTATGGCTGGATTTAATGCTGCAAAGGTCGCCTCAAATCTGACCTGATCATTGCCTTTGCCAGTGCATCCATGTGCCACTGCGTCAGCTTTTTCTTTCTTTGCAATTTCTAAAAGTCTTTTTGCAATAAGAGGACGGCCTAATGCAGTCGCCAGAGGATATTTGTTCTCATATAGTGCGCATGCTCTCAGAGAAGGAAATACATAATCTCTAACAAATTCTTCTCGTAAATCTTCAATATATATCTTGGAAGCGCCTGTTTTTATTGCCTTTTCTTTAAGCGGCTCTAGATATTCACCTTGCCCAAGGTCTGAAGTATATGCAATAATCTCTGCGTTGTATTTATTCTTTAGCCAGTGAATTATAATAGAAGTATCAAGCCCTCCTGAATATGCAACTACAATTTTTTTTGCCATTTTTTGTTCCCTCCAACTCATCCCCTATACCCTTCTCTTGACAAAGAAGGGGGAAGGTGAGTTTAATCAATTACATTTATTGAGACCAATTGCTCAAGCAGAGAACCTGTTTTACCGTATTCTCCCAAACTCAAGTCAGATACTACTACTCTGCCAATATGTTTCTTTACCACAGATGGCCATCTTCCCTCAGTATATTCCCATGTATCATGGATAACATAATAATTTCCATTATCCTCTCCAAGATAGAGCATTAT
Encoded here:
- a CDS encoding argininosuccinate synthase, which encodes MAKKIVVAYSGGLDTSIIIHWLKNKYNAEIIAYTSDLGQGEYLEPLKEKAIKTGASKIYIEDLREEFVRDYVFPSLRACALYENKYPLATALGRPLIAKRLLEIAKKEKADAVAHGCTGKGNDQVRFEATFAALNPAIKVIAPLREWELKSREEEIDYAIKYKISVDITKKSPYSIDRNLWGVAIECGSLEDPWKEPPEDAYQITTSPSETPNEPRCVEIYFEKGIPKKIKWKDCWKILDRAGSIETLNTFGGHYGVGRIDMVENRLVGIKSREIYEAPAAVILHNAHNALEELVLDRETMHFKEIISQKYAEIIYYGLWHSSLKEALDEFVNKTQENVTGTVKVKLYKGTCTVVGRKSKFSLYSKNLATYTSKDTFDHKSAKGFIDIWSLPLKVKALLKKNR